One Microbacter margulisiae genomic window carries:
- a CDS encoding PaaI family thioesterase, whose amino-acid sequence MIDHDIPLNQINEMCRGSLLDRLGIEFTFVSNDKVEADMPVDSRTIQPIGILHGGASIALAETVAGFGSQWICESDETALGMQVSASHISSVSSGTVHAVASLIHHGRKSHVWNVDILSDDRKLVSTIRVTNLIVKQPLL is encoded by the coding sequence ATGATAGATCATGATATCCCATTAAATCAGATAAATGAGATGTGCCGGGGATCTTTGTTGGATCGTTTAGGCATTGAGTTTACGTTTGTATCGAATGATAAGGTAGAAGCTGATATGCCCGTGGATTCGCGGACGATTCAACCGATAGGTATTTTACACGGAGGCGCTTCCATTGCGCTTGCAGAAACAGTAGCCGGATTTGGCTCTCAATGGATATGCGAATCGGATGAGACTGCTCTGGGTATGCAAGTCAGTGCAAGTCATATTTCTTCCGTGAGTTCCGGAACAGTTCATGCCGTTGCTTCTCTTATTCACCATGGCCGGAAAAGCCATGTGTGGAATGTTGATATTTTATCGGATGACCGGAAGTTAGTTTCGACCATCCGGGTTACTAATCTGATTGTAAAACAACCTCTCCTTTGA
- the mltG gene encoding endolytic transglycosylase MltG, translated as MKRRATLRTFTIRLIIIILIAVGGYQLYNYFHSNFATSNHETTYLYIRPGDTFTDVINQLKKKGVVRNMHSFIEAANLIGYEKHIHSGRYAITDGMDNETLLYHLSKHIQTPVHLTFNNIRTKEQLAGRLGEQLMLDSLSILQHLNDTDFDTRFGFTPATIVAMFIPNTYDILWDISMPQLMKRMEHEYKVFWTPERLAQAKSENLSPIQAVTLASIVEEETNRAQDKPIIAGLYLNRLKRNMPLQSCPTVKFALQDFALQRITDKDLQVQSPYNTYRHKGLPPGPIRIPSIESVEAVLNYTPNDYLYMCAKETLNGEHYFATTWAQQKKNAARYAAALDKRGIYQ; from the coding sequence ATGAAAAGAAGAGCCACATTGCGGACATTTACTATTCGTCTTATTATCATCATATTGATAGCAGTCGGAGGCTATCAGCTCTATAATTATTTTCATTCCAATTTTGCCACATCCAACCACGAAACTACCTATCTGTATATACGGCCGGGAGATACTTTTACTGATGTTATCAATCAGTTAAAGAAAAAAGGGGTGGTCAGAAACATGCATTCATTCATTGAAGCAGCTAACCTGATCGGATATGAAAAACATATACACAGTGGGCGATATGCTATTACAGATGGAATGGACAACGAAACGCTACTTTATCATTTATCCAAACACATTCAGACTCCTGTTCATCTGACATTCAATAACATAAGGACAAAAGAACAGTTAGCGGGAAGATTAGGGGAACAATTGATGCTCGATTCTTTATCTATTCTTCAACACCTCAACGACACAGATTTTGATACACGCTTCGGATTTACACCGGCTACCATTGTGGCTATGTTTATCCCAAATACGTACGATATTTTATGGGATATTTCGATGCCTCAATTGATGAAACGAATGGAACATGAATATAAGGTTTTTTGGACACCCGAAAGGCTTGCCCAAGCTAAATCAGAGAATTTATCTCCGATTCAGGCAGTTACACTAGCATCTATTGTAGAAGAAGAAACTAACAGAGCACAAGACAAACCGATTATTGCCGGCTTGTACTTAAACCGATTAAAACGGAACATGCCCCTTCAATCGTGCCCAACTGTAAAATTTGCATTACAAGACTTTGCATTGCAGCGTATTACAGACAAAGACCTACAAGTACAATCCCCCTATAATACGTATCGGCATAAAGGATTGCCTCCGGGACCCATCCGCATTCCAAGCATTGAAAGCGTGGAAGCAGTTTTAAACTACACCCCCAATGATTATCTCTATATGTGCGCCAAAGAAACCTTAAACGGAGAGCATTATTTTGCTACAACATGGGCACAGCAAAAAAAGAACGCCGCAAGATATGCCGCTGCGTTAGACAAACGAGGAATTTACCAATAA
- a CDS encoding M48 family metallopeptidase, producing the protein MLPLHDPELGSIHFKTHFRSTHITIRLVNDGLRITMPSTDFYNEALSLIEKNRSQILTKQKKRDNGHQIIDEGHPLKTLTFTAHVVASDQPKIFFKLADNVLTIEYPRQRGIQSPAVQKVIREGIVYFLRKAAKQVLPEKTFQLAMQSGLKYRSLKIQSSTTRWGSCSSVNNINLSLYLLLLPSHLIDYVIVHELCHTIEHNHSERFWTHVERILPDCKALRNELKHFSLSAWA; encoded by the coding sequence ATGTTGCCACTGCACGATCCTGAATTAGGAAGTATTCATTTCAAGACACATTTCCGTTCGACACATATTACGATTCGATTGGTAAATGACGGGCTTAGGATAACTATGCCATCCACTGATTTTTACAATGAAGCTCTATCATTGATTGAGAAAAATCGTTCGCAAATTCTGACTAAACAGAAAAAGAGAGATAATGGACATCAGATAATCGATGAAGGTCATCCGTTAAAGACATTGACTTTTACAGCACATGTTGTAGCTTCTGACCAGCCGAAGATATTCTTTAAATTAGCAGATAATGTGCTGACAATTGAATACCCGCGACAACGCGGAATCCAATCGCCTGCTGTGCAAAAAGTGATTCGGGAAGGGATTGTTTATTTCCTTAGGAAGGCGGCTAAACAGGTGTTACCGGAGAAAACCTTCCAATTGGCTATGCAAAGCGGATTGAAATACAGATCTCTTAAAATTCAATCCAGCACCACGCGTTGGGGTAGTTGTTCTTCGGTCAATAATATTAACCTTTCCTTATATTTACTGCTACTCCCTTCTCATCTTATTGATTATGTCATTGTTCATGAACTCTGCCATACTATAGAACATAATCATAGTGAGCGATTTTGGACTCATGTAGAACGCATATTGCCTGATTGCAAGGCTTTGCGAAATGAATTAAAGCATTTTTCTCTTTCTGCTTGGGCGTAA
- a CDS encoding phenylacetate--CoA ligase family protein encodes MIWNEHAECMNREQLVRLQSERLHSMINRLYYNVPFYRKKFQEQGIGADDIQSIDQLKYLPLTTKQDLRDNYPFGLFSVPQQEIIRLHASSGTTGKPTVGGYTRHDLEIWSEVVARSLYAAGVDHNDVVHVSYGYGLFTGGLGIHQGAQKIGATVIPASGGNTKKQLQIMHDFGSTVLACTPSYALYLADTMKEIGMDPSELKLRRGIFGAEPWTEEMRKEIENKLHLKALDIYGLTEIIGPGVAMECEHQNGLHVFEDHFIPEILDPQTLQPVPYGEIGELVFTTITKEGMPLLRYRTRDLTSMTIETCSCGRTTARLHKFMGRTDDMLIIRGVNVFPSQVESVLLEMSETEPHYQLIVDRMNNLDVLEILVEVNETFFSDEIRQLEALTHKIKANIESTLGISAKIKLVEPKTIERSEGKAKRVIDKRPH; translated from the coding sequence ATGATTTGGAACGAACATGCAGAATGTATGAACAGGGAGCAACTTGTCAGGCTCCAAAGCGAACGATTACATTCGATGATTAATCGGTTGTATTATAACGTACCGTTTTATCGCAAAAAATTTCAGGAACAAGGTATCGGAGCCGATGACATTCAAAGCATTGATCAATTAAAATACCTGCCGTTAACCACTAAACAAGACTTACGTGATAATTACCCTTTTGGCCTTTTCTCCGTACCACAACAGGAAATCATAAGGCTCCATGCTTCGAGCGGTACTACAGGGAAACCGACTGTAGGTGGATACACGCGTCACGATCTTGAAATATGGTCAGAAGTGGTAGCCCGCAGTTTATACGCAGCAGGTGTTGACCATAATGACGTTGTGCATGTTTCATATGGATATGGTTTATTTACCGGAGGATTAGGAATTCATCAGGGAGCGCAAAAGATTGGCGCTACAGTGATCCCGGCTTCCGGAGGCAATACAAAGAAGCAATTACAAATCATGCATGATTTTGGATCAACGGTATTAGCCTGCACTCCTTCTTATGCACTTTATTTGGCTGACACCATGAAAGAAATCGGCATGGATCCTTCCGAACTAAAGTTGCGTCGTGGAATTTTTGGAGCAGAACCCTGGACGGAAGAGATGCGCAAAGAAATTGAGAACAAATTGCATCTTAAAGCATTAGATATATATGGATTGACAGAAATCATCGGCCCTGGAGTAGCGATGGAATGTGAACATCAGAATGGGCTTCATGTTTTTGAAGATCATTTCATCCCCGAAATTCTTGATCCGCAAACTTTGCAGCCGGTTCCTTATGGCGAAATTGGCGAGTTGGTCTTTACAACAATTACCAAAGAAGGAATGCCTCTGTTACGCTATCGCACACGGGACTTAACCTCCATGACAATTGAGACATGTAGTTGTGGACGCACAACCGCCCGTCTGCATAAATTTATGGGGCGTACTGATGACATGTTGATTATCAGGGGAGTAAACGTATTTCCTTCGCAGGTAGAATCTGTTTTATTGGAAATGAGCGAGACAGAACCTCATTACCAGCTCATTGTTGACAGAATGAACAATCTGGATGTATTGGAAATTTTAGTTGAGGTAAACGAAACGTTTTTCTCCGATGAGATACGCCAACTCGAAGCTTTAACGCACAAAATCAAAGCCAATATCGAAAGCACGCTGGGTATTAGCGCCAAAATCAAACTGGTAGAACCCAAAACGATTGAGCGTTCCGAAGGGAAAGCGAAACGTGTGATCGACAAACGACCTCACTAA
- a CDS encoding ACT domain-containing protein → MLLQQLSLFLENKKGRLTEVTRVLSENGINIAAFSIADTADYGILRMIVDQTEIALIALKEQGFAVHTTQVVGFVIPNEPGNLYQALQHLDSIDIEIEYLYAFAHNGNAATVIKTNDNTLVAKILAEFGYQLLGQGSQLHS, encoded by the coding sequence ATGCTTTTGCAACAATTATCGCTTTTTTTAGAAAACAAAAAGGGAAGACTTACAGAGGTTACGCGGGTACTTTCCGAGAATGGCATCAATATTGCAGCGTTTAGCATTGCTGACACTGCTGATTATGGTATACTCCGCATGATCGTTGACCAAACGGAAATAGCGCTTATCGCATTAAAAGAACAGGGATTTGCTGTTCATACCACACAGGTGGTTGGATTTGTCATTCCAAATGAGCCTGGAAATTTGTATCAGGCCTTACAACATCTTGATAGTATTGATATTGAGATAGAATATCTGTATGCATTTGCCCACAACGGAAATGCAGCAACTGTCATAAAAACAAACGACAACACCTTGGTTGCAAAAATCTTAGCCGAGTTTGGCTATCAACTATTGGGACAAGGAAGCCAACTCCATTCCTAA
- a CDS encoding 50S ribosomal protein L25/general stress protein Ctc, protein MKTFQLGGTLREGVGKKATNAVRNNGNIPCVLYGGSTNITFQVTSGDVRKLVYTPEIFLVELTIDGKQYSAIMKDLQFHPVSDKLLHIDFYEVSNEKPVEIAVPVRLEGLAEGVKAGGKLQQNLRLIKVKGLVNHIPEQLKINVEDLGLGKTIQIIDLSFPNLILTTPKTAIVATVNATRATKK, encoded by the coding sequence ATGAAAACTTTTCAATTAGGCGGTACTCTCCGCGAAGGGGTAGGCAAAAAGGCTACTAATGCAGTAAGAAACAACGGAAATATCCCTTGCGTTCTTTACGGTGGATCAACAAACATTACTTTTCAAGTCACTTCAGGAGATGTTCGTAAATTAGTTTACACACCTGAAATCTTTTTAGTCGAACTTACCATTGATGGCAAGCAATATTCGGCAATCATGAAAGATCTTCAGTTTCATCCTGTTTCTGACAAATTATTACACATTGACTTTTACGAAGTTTCTAATGAAAAACCTGTTGAAATAGCAGTGCCTGTACGTCTTGAAGGATTAGCCGAAGGGGTAAAAGCTGGAGGTAAATTACAACAAAATTTACGATTAATCAAGGTAAAAGGTTTGGTAAATCATATCCCGGAACAACTCAAAATCAATGTCGAAGATTTAGGCTTAGGAAAGACAATCCAGATTATTGATCTTTCATTCCCTAACTTGATTTTAACTACTCCGAAAACAGCAATTGTTGCCACTGTCAATGCAACACGTGCAACAAAGAAATAA
- the pth gene encoding aminoacyl-tRNA hydrolase, producing the protein MKYLIAGLGNIGDEYQNTRHNIGFNVLDAFAEASNIVFTDRRYGAIGEISLKGHKLILLKPSTYMNLSGNAIRYWLAQEHILQENLLVVVDDIALPLGTLRLKPKGSDAGHNGLKHIESVLNTQNYARLRFGIGNDFARGAQINFVLGKWSNDDWNVIKPKISMAIEIIKSFCLSGIQNTMNQYNNK; encoded by the coding sequence GTGAAATATTTAATTGCAGGACTTGGAAATATTGGCGATGAATATCAAAATACACGCCACAACATAGGATTTAATGTATTGGACGCTTTTGCCGAAGCGTCCAATATTGTTTTTACGGATCGCCGATATGGAGCAATTGGCGAGATATCCCTCAAAGGGCATAAACTGATTTTACTCAAGCCTTCCACATACATGAACTTAAGTGGCAATGCCATTCGTTATTGGCTTGCACAAGAGCATATTCTCCAGGAAAATCTTTTAGTTGTAGTAGATGATATCGCTCTGCCTTTAGGCACTTTAAGGCTTAAACCAAAGGGAAGTGATGCGGGACACAATGGATTGAAACACATTGAATCTGTTCTCAATACACAAAATTATGCCCGCTTACGCTTTGGAATTGGCAACGATTTTGCTCGTGGAGCGCAGATAAATTTTGTTTTAGGAAAATGGAGTAACGATGATTGGAACGTGATCAAACCCAAGATTTCAATGGCCATTGAAATCATTAAAAGTTTCTGTCTAAGCGGAATACAAAACACGATGAATCAATATAATAATAAATAA
- the ribD gene encoding bifunctional diaminohydroxyphosphoribosylaminopyrimidine deaminase/5-amino-6-(5-phosphoribosylamino)uracil reductase RibD, protein MNDMHYMQRCLQLAKNGMGRVAPNPLVGSVIVYNDQVIGEGYHRHYGGPHAEVNAIASVKSPELLSKSTIYVNLEPCSHYGQTPPCAALIIEKKIPRVVIANIDPNPKVAGKGINMLKDAGVEVLTGILAKEGEWLNRRFFTYQRDKRPFVILKWAQSADGYLDRPRADNCNIPPVQLSSDFTKMLVHKTRTEETAIMVGTTTAIKDNPKLTSHQWIGKNPLRIVVDRQLRIPQDYHIFDQTVPTIVYTEQVQENRHNVTFVSITFGENVIRQIMDDLFRRHVLSVIVEGGQQILQSFIQAGIWDEARVEIASVWLNEGVKVPSLQGNIIAKEIIDSSQILTFAPIKE, encoded by the coding sequence ATGAACGACATGCACTACATGCAACGTTGTTTGCAATTGGCTAAAAATGGTATGGGGCGTGTAGCTCCCAATCCATTGGTAGGATCAGTTATTGTTTACAATGATCAGGTCATAGGCGAAGGCTACCACAGACATTATGGAGGTCCGCATGCTGAAGTTAATGCCATTGCAAGTGTAAAAAGCCCGGAACTTCTTTCAAAATCGACCATTTATGTAAATCTTGAACCATGCTCACATTATGGACAAACACCACCCTGTGCAGCATTAATTATTGAGAAGAAGATTCCCCGCGTCGTGATTGCCAATATTGACCCGAACCCTAAGGTAGCTGGGAAAGGCATAAACATGTTGAAAGATGCCGGAGTTGAAGTGCTCACAGGAATATTAGCGAAAGAAGGAGAATGGCTTAACAGACGCTTCTTTACGTACCAACGCGACAAGCGCCCTTTTGTTATATTGAAATGGGCTCAAAGCGCAGATGGATATTTAGACCGACCACGTGCAGACAATTGCAACATTCCGCCCGTACAACTTTCATCCGACTTTACAAAAATGTTGGTTCATAAAACCCGTACGGAAGAAACGGCAATCATGGTTGGGACTACCACCGCAATAAAAGATAATCCTAAATTGACTTCCCATCAATGGATTGGAAAAAATCCTTTACGGATTGTTGTCGATCGGCAATTGCGCATTCCACAAGATTATCATATTTTCGATCAGACTGTTCCTACAATTGTGTATACAGAGCAGGTTCAGGAAAATCGGCATAATGTGACCTTTGTTTCCATCACATTTGGAGAAAATGTTATCCGGCAAATCATGGATGATCTGTTTCGGAGACATGTTCTTTCTGTCATCGTAGAAGGCGGACAACAAATACTCCAGTCATTTATTCAGGCTGGTATTTGGGATGAAGCCCGTGTGGAAATTGCCTCAGTCTGGTTGAATGAAGGAGTAAAAGTTCCCTCATTACAAGGAAATATTATTGCAAAAGAGATCATTGATTCATCACAAATTCTTACGTTTGCCCCCATAAAAGAATAA
- a CDS encoding M20 family metallo-hydrolase encodes MATNGILDFPEQLGPQSAIDLLSKMIAIPSISREEKAVADFLEKWIEEHGYVANRSGDNVWMLSPGFDASKPTILLNSHIDTVKPNNGWQRNPFRAVFEGDRLYGLGSNDAGASVVSLLHAYLHLIEKNQPYNLIFAATAEEEISGDNGIAKLLPILPPVHFAIVGEPTEMNAAIAEKGLLVLDCTVTGQSGHAAHAIGDNAIYKAIPEIEWFRSHRFEKTSQWLGEVKMTVTMIQAGTQHNVIPDRCTFVVDVRSNERYTNQGLLEEIRNSVSCEVNPRSLKLGSSHIDILHPAVQRSIRIGRTCYGSPTLSDMTKMNFPALKIGPGKSSRSHQADEFIQRSEIEEAIAIYIQLLDQLVIK; translated from the coding sequence ATGGCAACAAATGGTATTTTGGATTTTCCCGAACAGTTGGGACCTCAATCAGCAATCGACCTTTTATCCAAAATGATTGCCATCCCATCCATCAGTCGCGAAGAAAAAGCAGTAGCGGATTTTCTTGAAAAATGGATCGAAGAACATGGGTATGTCGCAAATCGTTCCGGCGATAATGTTTGGATGCTTTCGCCGGGATTCGATGCGTCAAAACCCACCATATTACTTAATTCACACATAGATACCGTAAAACCTAATAATGGATGGCAACGGAATCCTTTTCGGGCAGTTTTTGAAGGCGATCGCCTTTATGGATTAGGGAGCAACGACGCGGGAGCTTCAGTTGTAAGTTTATTGCATGCCTATCTTCACCTTATAGAAAAGAATCAACCCTATAATTTGATTTTTGCAGCAACGGCAGAAGAAGAAATTTCAGGAGACAATGGGATTGCAAAACTGCTACCCATTCTTCCTCCCGTTCATTTTGCTATTGTTGGGGAACCAACCGAGATGAACGCTGCCATTGCAGAGAAAGGATTACTTGTCCTCGATTGTACTGTTACCGGACAATCCGGGCATGCCGCCCATGCCATTGGAGACAATGCCATCTACAAAGCAATCCCTGAAATAGAATGGTTTCGATCACATCGTTTCGAAAAAACATCCCAATGGCTGGGAGAGGTCAAAATGACCGTTACCATGATCCAGGCCGGCACGCAACATAATGTCATTCCCGATCGATGTACGTTTGTAGTTGACGTCCGCAGTAATGAGCGCTATACAAATCAGGGATTATTGGAAGAAATCAGAAACTCCGTCTCATGCGAAGTAAATCCCCGCTCTTTAAAACTTGGCTCATCCCACATTGATATACTCCATCCGGCTGTTCAACGATCTATCAGGATAGGACGGACTTGTTACGGATCGCCTACATTATCGGATATGACAAAAATGAATTTTCCCGCTCTCAAGATCGGCCCGGGAAAATCATCCCGTTCACATCAAGCAGACGAATTTATCCAACGCTCAGAAATAGAAGAAGCTATTGCAATTTACATACAGCTTCTAGACCAATTGGTTATCAAATAA
- a CDS encoding DUF4372 domain-containing protein, translating to MHKEKYVFAQLASFLDRNKFNCIVRKFDGDKYVKHFTCWNQLLALMFGQLSNRESLRDLIVALDAHHSKSYHLGFGKNVSKSSLARANQDRDYHIFEEYAYYLITQAREKRVSDIFQLGGNVYAFDSTTIDLRLSVFWWAKFRKKKGGIKVHTLYDVETQVQLSFILPRRRYMTQRQ from the coding sequence ATGCATAAGGAAAAATACGTTTTCGCCCAGTTAGCCTCTTTCTTGGATCGGAATAAGTTCAACTGCATTGTTCGCAAGTTCGATGGTGACAAATATGTAAAGCATTTCACGTGCTGGAATCAACTGCTTGCTCTGATGTTCGGACAACTGTCCAACCGAGAAAGTCTGAGAGATTTGATCGTCGCACTTGATGCTCATCACTCCAAATCTTACCATTTGGGTTTTGGCAAAAATGTTTCAAAATCATCTCTGGCAAGAGCCAATCAAGACAGAGATTATCACATTTTTGAAGAGTATGCTTACTACCTGATAACACAAGCCAGAGAGAAACGAGTTTCTGATATCTTCCAACTTGGTGGTAATGTCTACGCTTTCGATTCAACAACGATTGACTTGCGCCTTTCCGTATTCTGGTGGGCGAAGTTTCGCAAGAAAAAAGGCGGAATCAAAGTGCATACATTGTATGATGTAGAAACACAGGTCCAGCTTTCTTTCATATTACCGAGGCGTCGGTACATGACTCAAAGGCAATGA
- a CDS encoding glycoside hydrolase 5 family protein, with translation MRKLLQIIFLFIPIMAMASGNDFVSIRHGELMRNGIPYRFIGVNYWYGPLIAVPKGGDRARMERELDQLKQDGVTNVRAMVGVDGVSTNIAQLPDALQKTPGAYDKNVLAGLDYFLAALAKRHMTVVLFLNNNWEWTGGFAQYLAWTKNVPMEYPEVAGWNKFEHFISQFYGCEECQKLFNAHIHFIVNHVNEYTHVAYRNDPTIMAWELANEPRPDGVGNKTVYKNWIYSESKYIKSVDHNHLVTTGTEGEMGTENDINLWKVIHESPDIDYATIHVWAKNWGWINFDHFDSTYVKTMANMKQYVREHAKIAQEIHKPLVIEEIGFPRDTQSFNPATPATYRNEYFKALFDIMLKCPTIQGINLWAFGGEGKASNDKYQWRKGDEFTGDPPMEQQGLNSVFSKDQSTLQLVKTYNQKLSNIEISNP, from the coding sequence ATGCGTAAATTATTGCAGATTATTTTTTTGTTTATTCCAATAATGGCTATGGCTTCCGGAAATGACTTTGTTAGCATCCGGCATGGAGAATTGATGCGGAACGGGATTCCATATCGTTTTATCGGGGTTAATTATTGGTATGGTCCTTTGATTGCTGTTCCAAAAGGAGGCGATCGGGCACGAATGGAACGCGAACTGGATCAATTGAAGCAAGATGGCGTAACTAATGTGCGTGCTATGGTGGGGGTTGATGGCGTTTCAACGAATATTGCCCAATTGCCAGATGCTTTACAAAAGACGCCGGGTGCTTATGATAAAAATGTTTTAGCCGGTCTTGATTATTTTTTAGCTGCTTTGGCTAAGAGACACATGACTGTTGTATTATTTCTGAACAACAATTGGGAATGGACAGGTGGATTTGCCCAATATCTTGCCTGGACAAAGAATGTCCCAATGGAATATCCTGAAGTTGCCGGATGGAATAAATTTGAACATTTCATAAGTCAGTTTTATGGTTGTGAAGAGTGCCAGAAGCTTTTTAATGCGCATATTCATTTTATTGTTAATCATGTGAATGAATATACGCATGTGGCTTATCGAAATGACCCGACCATCATGGCTTGGGAGCTTGCCAACGAACCGCGCCCGGATGGAGTAGGGAATAAAACTGTTTACAAGAACTGGATCTATTCTGAATCAAAATACATAAAATCAGTGGATCATAATCATTTGGTGACAACCGGCACGGAAGGAGAGATGGGGACGGAAAATGATATCAATTTGTGGAAGGTCATTCACGAAAGTCCCGATATTGATTATGCAACGATTCATGTATGGGCTAAAAATTGGGGATGGATCAATTTTGATCATTTTGATTCAACTTATGTAAAAACAATGGCTAACATGAAGCAGTATGTCCGCGAACATGCTAAAATTGCACAGGAAATTCATAAACCGCTGGTAATTGAAGAAATAGGTTTCCCTCGGGATACGCAAAGTTTTAATCCTGCAACTCCTGCGACATACCGGAACGAATATTTTAAGGCATTGTTTGATATAATGCTGAAATGTCCAACGATACAAGGGATTAACTTATGGGCATTTGGTGGCGAAGGAAAAGCTTCCAATGACAAATATCAATGGCGAAAAGGAGATGAATTTACCGGTGATCCTCCCATGGAACAACAAGGCTTAAACTCTGTGTTCAGTAAGGATCAATCCACATTACAGCTAGTTAAAACATATAATCAGAAACTATCCAATATTGAAATATCAAACCCGTAA
- a CDS encoding sialate O-acetylesterase, whose amino-acid sequence MKKVLFIALLVFPMLAVAQAQLRLPAILSDHAVMQANAKEKLWGWGSCTIPVKIICSWSPSDTISVMPAKDCSWETSVNTPQTAGGPYSITFINGRQRIVISDLLMGQTWLCSGQSNMQFNYTWGDLDAGNVLQTCKNNSIRFFELERNFGDYPDEDCQGKWEICDSTTMKSFSLIGYFFGKDLFDHLHQPVGLIGSYWGGTCVQAWTPRQAFRDTTLRRMAEDISPVSWAPVAYSTIYNAMIHPIINYTIAGTIWYQGENNTERPLYYGDLFKALITNWRKAFHDIFPFYYVQIAPFNGYPGINGALLREQQATALTLPKTGMITIGDLVNDTTNIHPKLKQAVANRLANLVIKEMYEGYGLLPYQPHLATMKIDKHKAILTIASYGKLSVKGKTIQSFQIAGADKVFYNAQAKLEKNGSIVVTSPYVKDPVAVRYCFTNAAVPNLFDTNGLPLVPFRTDRW is encoded by the coding sequence ATGAAAAAAGTATTATTTATTGCTTTGCTTGTTTTTCCTATGCTGGCAGTAGCACAGGCTCAGTTGCGGTTACCAGCTATTTTAAGTGATCATGCAGTGATGCAAGCTAATGCCAAGGAGAAATTATGGGGCTGGGGATCCTGCACTATTCCGGTAAAGATTATTTGTAGCTGGAGTCCGAGTGATACTATCTCGGTGATGCCGGCTAAAGATTGTTCTTGGGAGACATCAGTTAATACCCCGCAAACAGCAGGAGGCCCATATTCGATTACATTTATCAATGGACGGCAACGGATTGTGATCAGTGATCTTTTAATGGGGCAGACATGGCTTTGTTCAGGACAATCCAATATGCAGTTTAATTATACCTGGGGCGATCTGGATGCAGGGAATGTATTGCAAACGTGTAAGAATAATTCGATTCGGTTTTTTGAATTAGAAAGAAACTTTGGGGATTATCCGGATGAAGATTGCCAGGGAAAATGGGAAATCTGTGATTCGACTACCATGAAGAGTTTTAGCCTCATCGGATATTTCTTTGGAAAGGATTTGTTCGACCATCTTCATCAACCTGTCGGTTTGATTGGTTCTTATTGGGGAGGAACCTGTGTTCAGGCATGGACGCCCCGCCAGGCATTCCGCGATACAACATTGCGTCGAATGGCAGAAGATATATCGCCTGTCAGTTGGGCTCCGGTGGCTTATTCGACAATTTATAATGCCATGATTCACCCGATTATCAATTATACGATTGCCGGTACTATCTGGTATCAGGGAGAAAACAATACCGAGCGTCCGCTTTATTATGGGGATTTGTTTAAGGCTCTTATTACAAATTGGCGGAAAGCGTTTCATGATATTTTCCCGTTCTATTATGTACAAATAGCTCCATTTAACGGTTATCCGGGCATCAACGGGGCATTGTTGAGAGAACAGCAGGCGACTGCACTAACTCTCCCAAAAACAGGGATGATTACGATAGGTGATCTGGTGAACGATACGACCAATATCCATCCAAAACTGAAACAAGCAGTAGCAAATCGTCTGGCGAATCTGGTAATCAAAGAAATGTACGAAGGCTATGGGCTTCTTCCCTATCAACCTCATCTTGCTACGATGAAGATTGACAAACACAAAGCTATTCTAACCATTGCTTCCTATGGGAAACTTTCTGTGAAAGGTAAAACCATCCAAAGTTTTCAGATTGCAGGGGCGGATAAGGTATTTTATAATGCGCAAGCCAAATTGGAGAAAAATGGTTCGATTGTAGTGACATCTCCTTATGTGAAAGATCCGGTGGCTGTACGTTATTGTTTTACAAATGCTGCTGTCCCTAATCTGTTTGATACGAATGGATTGCCGTTAGTTCCTTTCAGAACGGATCGCTGGTAA